A portion of the Corynebacterium jeikeium genome contains these proteins:
- a CDS encoding glycerol-3-phosphate dehydrogenase/oxidase — translation MTATHAPQRDRSAAVLNKARRQADLNRLREETAKGDIPDLLVIGAGITGVGIALDAASRGLKTVLVESKDLAFGTSRWSSKLAHGGLRYLASGNVGIARRSAIERGALLDVTAPHLVRNLPQVVPVMDNFAPLTRVLPRLGFLAGDFLRIIAGTSATTLPLSRTVSSRRVSQLSPTVRKRDVKFGYVNYDGQLRDDARLVTAIARTAASYGATILTRVRCETASGTSATLSDELTGDSFELPAHAVVNATGVWAANLATNIKIRPSRGTHLVLDAAKLGNPTGSLTVPVPGHTNRFCFVLPAEHNRVYIGLTDEDAPGPIPDEPEVPEDDIVFLLDVINQALEVPLTRDDVIGAFAGLRPLIDAGEAHTADLSREHALLEAPNGLISITGGKLTEYRLMAEQTVDKVAEKLGVSLAPCSTRTIPVLGSEPEELDRARTAAAAGRIPMPLFNRYGAESFEVIESCPLDRPLDPVAEGLDVTRAEFAWHVTHEGALSVDDILDRRTRLGLVKADREAALPAAQEALGLA, via the coding sequence ATGACTGCCACGCACGCTCCTCAGCGCGATCGCTCAGCTGCGGTTTTGAACAAGGCTCGTCGGCAAGCGGACTTGAATCGTCTACGCGAAGAAACCGCTAAGGGCGACATCCCAGATCTGCTGGTCATCGGCGCCGGTATCACTGGTGTCGGCATCGCTTTAGATGCGGCGTCGAGGGGTTTGAAAACCGTTCTCGTCGAATCGAAGGACCTCGCTTTCGGCACCTCTCGTTGGTCATCGAAGCTCGCCCACGGCGGACTGCGCTACCTTGCCAGTGGCAATGTCGGTATCGCTCGCCGCTCAGCTATTGAACGTGGTGCGCTGCTCGACGTCACCGCTCCGCACCTAGTGCGTAACCTGCCGCAGGTTGTACCGGTGATGGATAACTTTGCACCGTTGACCAGGGTTTTGCCGCGTTTAGGCTTTTTGGCCGGTGACTTTCTGCGCATTATCGCTGGTACCTCCGCCACTACCCTGCCATTGTCCCGCACTGTCAGTTCCCGCCGAGTCAGCCAGCTTTCGCCGACCGTCCGTAAGCGCGACGTGAAATTCGGCTACGTCAACTACGACGGTCAGCTGCGTGACGACGCACGCTTGGTCACCGCTATCGCTCGAACCGCCGCTAGCTACGGTGCAACTATCTTGACCCGGGTCCGCTGCGAGACTGCCTCTGGAACGAGCGCCACACTAAGCGACGAGCTCACTGGCGATTCCTTCGAGCTGCCGGCTCACGCTGTGGTCAATGCCACTGGTGTGTGGGCCGCAAACCTAGCGACGAACATCAAGATTCGCCCATCTCGCGGCACGCATCTGGTTCTTGACGCCGCGAAGCTAGGCAACCCTACCGGCTCTCTGACGGTACCGGTTCCTGGTCACACCAACCGTTTCTGTTTTGTCCTTCCCGCAGAGCACAACCGCGTCTACATTGGCCTGACCGATGAGGATGCACCGGGCCCGATTCCGGACGAGCCGGAAGTGCCGGAGGATGACATCGTTTTTCTGCTCGATGTCATCAACCAGGCACTCGAGGTTCCGCTCACTCGTGACGATGTCATCGGTGCTTTCGCCGGCCTGCGTCCGCTCATCGACGCCGGCGAGGCACACACCGCTGACCTCTCCCGCGAGCACGCCTTGTTGGAGGCCCCGAACGGCCTGATTTCCATTACTGGGGGCAAGCTCACCGAGTACCGTCTAATGGCGGAGCAAACCGTGGACAAGGTTGCGGAAAAGCTCGGTGTTTCGCTTGCTCCGTGCTCCACCCGCACCATCCCTGTGCTGGGCTCCGAGCCAGAGGAGCTCGACCGCGCTCGCACCGCTGCCGCTGCCGGCCGTATCCCGATGCCGCTGTTTAACCGCTACGGTGCCGAATCCTTCGAGGTCATCGAATCCTGTCCGCTCGACCGACCGCTCGACCCGGTAGCGGAGGGTCTCGATGTCACCCGCGCCGAGTTCGCCTGGCATGTGACGCACGAGGGAGCTCTCAGCGTCGACGATATTCTCGATCGCCGCACACGTCTGGGGCTGGTCAAGGCTGATCGCGAAGCTGCCCTGCCAGCTGCTCAGGAGGCACTGGGGCTGGCCTAG
- a CDS encoding aminotransferase class I/II-fold pyridoxal phosphate-dependent enzyme translates to MSVNNAVTFPSLDELRSRRTVKWTAYSPDVLPLWIAESDATTCPAVSAAIDEACQREQFGYLSQDITALTTATADFSAQRYGWRPNPDNIFAVADVVRGVTLAVERFTRPDSAIVVPTPAYMPFFQVGPALGRETVCIPTLADGPDLGALERAFADGAGCLILCNPNNPLGFTYSPEKLREITDLAARFGARVISDEIHGPVVLDGTHTPTASVSDTAAAVTITVTATSKGWNTAGLKCAQIIFNDEDAKTWLELPFIVREGASILGVAAATAAYRDGVPWLDNFVDVLRTNRETLRTRLSTIAPQARFTPPQASFLAWLDLGDVPGVDSEDPAAWLVENAKIALNPGFAFGEGGVGHVRLNFATSPEILGEALDRLDAALRL, encoded by the coding sequence ATGAGTGTAAATAACGCTGTCACTTTCCCCTCCCTCGATGAACTCCGCTCCCGCAGGACAGTCAAATGGACCGCATATTCACCGGACGTGCTGCCACTGTGGATCGCCGAATCCGATGCCACAACCTGCCCTGCCGTCAGTGCCGCAATCGACGAGGCGTGTCAGCGCGAACAATTCGGATACCTCTCGCAGGACATCACCGCGCTTACGACCGCAACCGCGGACTTTTCTGCACAACGCTACGGATGGCGCCCGAACCCCGACAATATCTTTGCCGTCGCTGACGTCGTCCGCGGTGTCACACTCGCGGTTGAACGCTTCACCCGCCCCGATTCCGCAATTGTCGTCCCCACTCCCGCCTACATGCCGTTTTTCCAGGTAGGTCCCGCGCTGGGACGCGAGACAGTGTGCATTCCCACGCTTGCCGACGGCCCGGATCTCGGCGCCCTCGAACGCGCCTTCGCCGACGGTGCCGGTTGCCTGATCTTGTGTAACCCGAATAATCCTCTCGGCTTTACCTACTCCCCCGAAAAACTGCGTGAGATTACCGATTTAGCCGCTCGCTTTGGTGCGCGCGTTATCTCAGACGAGATTCACGGCCCAGTTGTTCTAGATGGCACTCACACTCCAACCGCGTCGGTGTCGGATACCGCGGCGGCCGTGACTATCACGGTGACTGCTACCTCGAAGGGCTGGAATACCGCCGGCCTCAAGTGTGCGCAAATCATCTTTAACGACGAAGATGCCAAAACCTGGCTGGAGCTGCCCTTCATTGTTCGCGAAGGCGCTTCTATTCTTGGTGTCGCCGCGGCCACCGCCGCCTACCGCGATGGCGTGCCCTGGCTGGACAATTTTGTCGATGTCCTGCGCACCAACCGTGAGACTCTGCGAACACGTTTGTCCACTATTGCGCCACAGGCTCGCTTTACCCCACCGCAAGCATCATTTTTGGCGTGGTTGGACTTGGGTGACGTGCCTGGTGTTGACAGTGAGGACCCAGCTGCGTGGCTGGTTGAAAACGCCAAAATAGCACTCAACCCCGGCTTCGCATTCGGCGAAGGCGGGGTTGGGCATGTGCGGCTTAACTTTGCGACCTCCCCGGAAATCCTCGGTGAGGCCCTGGACCGTCTTGACGCGGCCCTGCGCTTGTAG